One region of Corvus hawaiiensis isolate bCorHaw1 chromosome 12, bCorHaw1.pri.cur, whole genome shotgun sequence genomic DNA includes:
- the LOC125332286 gene encoding hypoxanthine-guanine phosphoribosyltransferase-like gives MSTVQRGTMAHGLQVRDEESSYNKNLFCILKHYEEDLERIFIPHGLTLDRTERLARDTMQDMGGHHIVALCVLKGGYKFFADLLDHIKALNQNADKSVPVTVDFVRIKSYCNDLPTEKIWFVGEELSTLNGKNVLVVEDITETGRTMNALLSKIKDKKPRMVKVVSLLVKRTCQSPGYRPDYTGFEIADKFVVGYALDYNEYFRDLNVSTCTFLHYQVSGTYLLQVLSKNICFYSELLNN, from the exons ATGAGCACAGTTCAAAGAGGGACTATGGCTCATGGACTGCAG GTAAGAGATGAAGAAAGCAGCTACAACAAAAATCTCTTTTGTATTCTTAAGCATTATGAAGAAGATTTAGAAAGAATCTTCATTCCTCATGGACTCACCCTGGACAG gACAGAACGTTTGGCTAGAGATACCATGCAAGACATGGGGGGTCATCACATTGTTGCACTCTGTGTCCTTAAAGGAGGTTATAAATTCTTTGCTGATTTGCTGGACCACATAAAGGCACTAAATCAAAATGCTGATAAATCTGTGCCTGTTACCGTGGATTTTGTCAGAATTAAAAGCTACTGT AATGATTTACCTACAGAAAAAATCTGGTTTGTTGGAGAGGAACTGTCTACACTAAATGGGAAG AATGTGTTAGTAGTAGAG gACATTACTGAGACTGGTAGAACAATGAATGCactgctttcaaaaataaaagacaagaaACCAAGGATGGTAAAAGTTGT CAGCCTGCTCGTTAAAAGGACATGTCAGAGTCCAGGTTACAGACCAGACT ATACAGGCTTTGAAATTGCAGATAAATTTGTGGTTGGATATGCTCTTGACTATAATGAATACTTCAGAGACCTAAATGTAAGTACATGCACGTTCCTCCACTACCAGGTATCAGGTACCTACCTACTGCAGGTACTCAGCAAGAACATTTGCTTCTACTCAGAGCTTCTCAACAATTAA